From the genome of Nasonia vitripennis strain AsymCx chromosome 1, Nvit_psr_1.1, whole genome shotgun sequence, one region includes:
- the LOC100114213 gene encoding steroid receptor RNA activator 1, whose translation MEGNSEEAVSTQKSLLASHDPGWNDPPSWAFTGSPKPATATPTKRNLLNKRVAFPLNSKPESTTSTTSNLNMPPMGNIPPPVDIGGLTSAPHKPMVEPTGANSLDTSSEIEINKESALKDTLDNLKCSLERLDSGKAEEIKKRLERMETMWNEDKLNSAIHKKLSDISNALKEEDVEKADQIHISLMMNYATLCSSWIPGIRQLITEIKSKKI comes from the exons atggaAGGCAATTCAGAAG AAGCTGTTTCTACGCAAAAGTCACTGTTAGCAAGCCACGATCCAGGATGGAACGATCCTCCAAGCTGGGCATTTACAGGATCGCCAAAACCTGCCACTGCTACACCCACAAAGAGAAATTTGTTAAATAAGAGGGTAGCTTTTCCATTGAATTCCAAGCCTGAATCGACTACTTCAACTACAAGTAACTTGAATATGCCTCCTATGGGAAATATACCACCACCTGTGGATATAGGTGGTTTAACAAGTGCGCCTCACAAACCTATGGTTGAGCCAACAGGAGCAAACAGTCTGGACACATCTTcagaaatagaaataaataaggAAAGTGCATTGAAAGATACTCTCGATAACTTAAAATGCTCATTGGAACGATTAGACTCTGGGAAAGCTGAAGAAATAAAGAAGAGATTAGAAAGGATGGAAACCATGTGGAACGAAGACAAACTGAATAGCGCTATCCACAAAAAACTTTCAGACATTTCCAATG CTCTGAAAGAAGAAGATGTAGAGAAAGCAGACCAAATCCACATATCCCTCATGATGAACTATGCTACGCTTTGCAGCTCCTGGATACCCGGGATCAGACAACTCATTACAGAGATAAAGAGCAAAAAGATATGA